The following are encoded in a window of Flavobacterium cupriresistens genomic DNA:
- a CDS encoding PPK2 family polyphosphate kinase, whose protein sequence is MKSIDPNNFKVVKKISLKHIPTLLDIKADEDEKEHKLDKVQAKLSNLQDVMYAHNKYGVLICLQGMDTSGKDSLIREVFKEFNPRGVVVHSFKTPTSAELEHDYLWRHYIALPEKGKFAIFNRTHYENVLVTRVHPEYILGENLPGINTIDDITPDFWENRMEQITNFEKHIAQNGTIVLKFFLHLSKEEQRQRLLRRLEEERHHWKFSPADLKERERWDEYQKYYEEAINKTSTEHAPWYIVPADDKEMARYIVAKIIWEEMQKHTDIKEPELDDKIRANFEMYKKELGA, encoded by the coding sequence GATCCGAATAATTTTAAAGTTGTAAAAAAAATAAGTTTAAAGCATATTCCGACTTTGTTGGACATAAAAGCAGATGAGGATGAAAAGGAGCATAAGCTCGATAAGGTTCAGGCAAAATTGAGCAATTTGCAGGATGTGATGTATGCCCACAACAAATACGGTGTTCTGATTTGCCTGCAGGGAATGGATACTTCGGGAAAGGACAGTTTGATCCGCGAGGTTTTTAAAGAATTTAATCCGCGTGGCGTAGTGGTGCATAGTTTTAAAACGCCTACTTCGGCTGAATTAGAGCATGATTATTTGTGGAGACATTATATCGCACTACCTGAAAAAGGAAAGTTTGCAATTTTCAACAGAACCCATTACGAGAATGTTTTGGTAACACGAGTGCATCCGGAATATATTTTAGGAGAGAATTTACCCGGAATTAATACGATTGATGATATTACACCCGATTTTTGGGAAAATAGGATGGAACAGATTACGAATTTCGAAAAACACATTGCACAAAACGGAACGATCGTATTAAAGTTTTTTCTGCATTTGAGTAAAGAAGAACAGCGCCAGCGTTTACTGCGTCGTTTGGAGGAAGAAAGACACCACTGGAAATTTTCTCCTGCTGATTTGAAAGAACGGGAGCGTTGGGATGAATATCAGAAATATTATGAAGAAGCAATAAATAAGACTTCAACAGAGCACGCGCCCTGGTATATTGTTCCGGCAGACGATAAAGAAATGGCCCGTTACATTGTAGCCAAAATTATTTGGGAAGAAATGCAAAAACACACCGATATCAAAGAACCCGAACTAGACGATAAAATAAGAGCCAATTTTGAAATGTACAAAAAGGAATTGGGAGCGTAA
- the meaB gene encoding methylmalonyl Co-A mutase-associated GTPase MeaB: protein MSSSKKQVSSLQEKAGISPPEITSISAINQIQKNRKKQPSAEELIDGILNANRTSLSRGITLVESTNPEHAEKANEVIKGCLPYANKSIRIGITGVPGVGKSTFIETFGTFLTGLGKNVAVLAVDPSSSLSHGSILGDKTRMEELVKNENAFIRPSASGDTLGGVARKTRETIILCEAAGFDTILIETVGVGQSETAVHSMVDFFLLLKISGAGDELQGIKRGIMEMADAIVINKADGDNIKKATQAKLEFNRALHLFPPKKSTWQPKVTTCSAITHEGISEIWETISSYFEMTTNTGYFHEKRKDQNHFWMMETINEQLRLNFYNQPEIISQLEQNKKAVQNDELSPFAAAQNLLALYFGKDTK, encoded by the coding sequence TTGTCGAGTTCAAAAAAACAAGTTAGCAGTCTGCAAGAAAAAGCCGGAATTTCACCTCCTGAAATTACCAGCATTTCTGCTATTAATCAGATTCAGAAAAACAGAAAAAAACAACCTTCTGCCGAAGAATTGATTGATGGAATTCTTAACGCCAACAGAACTTCCTTAAGTCGGGGTATTACTTTGGTTGAAAGTACCAATCCCGAACATGCCGAAAAAGCAAATGAAGTTATCAAAGGTTGTCTTCCTTATGCCAATAAATCGATCCGAATAGGGATCACAGGGGTTCCCGGTGTTGGAAAAAGTACTTTCATCGAAACCTTTGGAACTTTTTTGACTGGCTTAGGTAAAAACGTAGCGGTTTTGGCCGTTGATCCCAGCAGCTCTCTTTCTCACGGTAGTATTCTAGGCGACAAGACCCGAATGGAAGAACTGGTAAAAAATGAAAATGCTTTTATAAGACCCAGCGCATCAGGAGATACTTTAGGCGGAGTGGCCCGAAAAACAAGGGAAACAATTATACTTTGTGAAGCCGCTGGCTTTGATACTATATTAATCGAAACAGTTGGTGTCGGACAAAGCGAAACTGCTGTCCACAGCATGGTTGACTTTTTTCTTTTATTAAAAATCTCCGGTGCTGGCGACGAACTACAAGGGATAAAACGTGGTATTATGGAAATGGCGGATGCTATTGTCATCAATAAAGCTGATGGTGATAACATCAAAAAAGCTACTCAGGCCAAATTGGAATTTAATCGGGCTTTGCATTTATTTCCACCAAAAAAATCAACCTGGCAACCCAAAGTAACTACCTGCAGTGCCATTACCCACGAAGGAATTTCGGAAATCTGGGAGACCATTTCCAGTTACTTCGAAATGACAACCAATACGGGCTATTTTCACGAAAAACGAAAAGATCAGAATCATTTTTGGATGATGGAAACCATCAACGAACAACTCCGATTGAACTTCTACAACCAACCGGAAATAATTTCACAACTGGAACAAAACAAAAAAGCAGTGCAAAATGATGAATTATCACCTTTTGCAGCTGCTCAGAATTTGTTAGCGTTGTATTTTGGAAAAGATACTAAGTAA
- a CDS encoding LTA synthase family protein yields the protein MKKISFLKPVFNFIAIGLLISTLSRLFLFFIFKDRVVETPNFWYIFPIGLRMDLILLCYLSFLPAVLITFLPAKWIKFTNNFLVIYSFLFLFLILFVELATPDFVKQYDTRPNKIFLDYLIYPKEVVGMLLKSYLTSIIVTFLILGVVLYFAFKKGKRFFHTTNTEYKFKLMLFPLVAFLLFFGARSSLTSKRPINASNAVFSTDQLTNTLGLNSFYTVAFAAYSIKNEGNTKMYGKMEEAEAIARVKKYMIAGPTDFTDAEIPFLHVQQPDTAVAKPYNLVIFLQESLGAEYVGILGGKPLTPEFDKLAKEGLLFTNLYCTGTRSVRGIEAVVTGFLPSPSESVVKLGNSQQGFFTLADALKQKGYDTSFIYGGMANFDNMASFFNGNGFQDIVDQADFESDGNKYAFKGTWGYSDEDLVTKANNYFKAKGDKPFFSLMFSTSNHEPFEYPAGRIKPYDQKPATVNNAMKYADFSIGKFFEMAKKEAYFKNTIFIVIADHNTRTYGKNLVPINKFHIPALIMGPGVQKGSVYSKLASQIDIPPTLLGYLGIPFETPMVGRNLNKLDAKVQGRSIMQFNDINAFRVENQVVIMQPNLKPLQFEIKNDTTLVPVKLNEELAKDALAHVITAGNLYKENKYKLRKK from the coding sequence ATGAAAAAAATAAGTTTTTTAAAACCCGTTTTTAATTTTATAGCAATCGGATTGCTAATTAGTACTTTAAGCCGACTATTTTTATTTTTTATCTTTAAAGACAGAGTGGTCGAAACGCCAAATTTCTGGTATATTTTCCCAATCGGTCTGCGAATGGATTTAATATTATTGTGTTATTTGTCTTTTCTTCCGGCTGTTTTAATTACATTTTTGCCCGCTAAATGGATAAAATTCACAAATAACTTTTTGGTGATTTATAGTTTTTTGTTCCTGTTTTTAATTCTTTTCGTAGAATTAGCAACGCCCGATTTTGTAAAACAATACGACACACGTCCTAATAAAATTTTTCTGGACTATCTGATCTACCCAAAAGAAGTGGTGGGAATGTTGTTGAAAAGTTATCTGACGTCTATTATCGTTACGTTTTTAATTTTGGGAGTGGTACTTTATTTTGCTTTCAAAAAAGGAAAACGTTTCTTTCACACCACCAATACTGAGTATAAATTCAAACTGATGCTTTTTCCGTTAGTAGCTTTTTTATTGTTTTTTGGAGCACGTTCCAGTTTGACTTCAAAACGACCAATCAATGCCAGTAATGCAGTATTTTCTACCGATCAATTAACCAATACTTTGGGGTTGAATTCTTTTTATACCGTTGCTTTTGCGGCCTATTCGATTAAAAATGAAGGGAACACCAAAATGTACGGCAAAATGGAGGAAGCAGAAGCTATTGCCCGTGTGAAAAAATACATGATTGCCGGACCAACAGATTTTACTGATGCTGAAATTCCGTTTCTGCATGTGCAACAACCGGATACTGCTGTAGCAAAACCGTATAATCTGGTTATTTTTCTACAAGAAAGTTTAGGCGCAGAATACGTTGGAATCTTAGGAGGAAAACCTTTGACACCGGAATTTGATAAATTAGCAAAAGAGGGATTATTGTTTACCAATTTGTATTGTACAGGAACTCGTAGTGTTCGTGGTATCGAAGCAGTTGTAACAGGATTTTTACCATCACCATCTGAAAGTGTGGTGAAATTAGGAAATTCTCAACAAGGCTTTTTTACATTGGCTGATGCCTTAAAACAAAAAGGTTACGATACCAGTTTTATTTATGGTGGAATGGCGAATTTTGATAATATGGCTTCGTTTTTCAACGGAAATGGTTTTCAGGACATTGTAGATCAGGCAGACTTTGAATCGGATGGAAACAAATATGCGTTCAAAGGAACTTGGGGATATTCAGATGAAGATCTGGTAACAAAAGCAAACAATTATTTTAAAGCTAAAGGCGATAAACCGTTCTTTTCTTTAATGTTTTCGACTTCCAATCACGAGCCTTTTGAGTATCCGGCCGGAAGAATTAAACCTTACGATCAAAAACCGGCAACGGTAAATAACGCCATGAAGTATGCGGATTTTTCAATTGGAAAATTCTTTGAAATGGCTAAAAAAGAAGCGTATTTTAAAAACACCATTTTTATTGTCATCGCAGATCATAATACAAGAACTTACGGAAAGAATTTAGTACCGATCAATAAATTTCATATTCCGGCTTTAATAATGGGGCCTGGAGTACAAAAAGGAAGTGTTTACAGTAAATTGGCAAGTCAGATCGATATTCCTCCAACTTTGTTAGGGTATTTAGGAATTCCGTTTGAGACACCAATGGTAGGTAGAAATTTAAATAAACTCGATGCTAAAGTTCAGGGAAGATCCATCATGCAGTTTAATGATATCAATGCATTCAGAGTAGAGAATCAGGTTGTAATCATGCAGCCCAATTTAAAGCCTCTACAATTTGAGATCAAAAATGATACAACTTTAGTTCCTGTAAAACTAAACGAAGAATTAGCCAAAGATGCTTTGGCACACGTTATTACAGCAGGAAATTTATATAAGGAGAATAAGTATAAGCTTCGAAAAAAATAA
- a CDS encoding MATE family efflux transporter encodes MNIKQYTKEFSYNFRLAYPIILGMVGHTLIGIVDNIMVGKLGSTELAAVSLGNSMIFVAMSLGIGFSTAITPIVAEGDAEQNDTKIRSAFHHGLFLCTILGLVMFGVIVLAKPIMEMLDQPAEVIVLAKPYLDWVAFSLIPLIMYQGYKQFADGMSMTKYSMYAMVMANVLHVGINYLLIYGIWIFPKMGIIGAALGTVISRIFLVMFMHIMLSRRNDLKRFFNGFSFNEIKKETIKKIVSIGFPSAMQMLFEVVLFTASIWLCGNIGKTSQAANQVALSLSSLTFMFAMGLSVTSMIRVSNQRGLNDFKKLVVVARSIFLLAIILETFFAILFVVFHNYLPHLFLNMENGGQLLDNNEVISIASKLLLIAAVFQISDGIQVVVLGALRGLQDVKIPMYITFVAYWVIGFPISYYLAEYTPWKAQGVWIGLLAGLTTAAVFLYIRFHYLTKKLINNSVANN; translated from the coding sequence TTGAATATAAAACAATACACAAAAGAGTTCTCTTATAATTTTAGATTAGCCTACCCAATTATTTTGGGAATGGTTGGACATACTTTAATAGGTATCGTCGATAATATTATGGTTGGGAAATTAGGTAGTACAGAGCTGGCGGCAGTTTCGTTGGGAAACAGTATGATCTTTGTTGCAATGTCATTAGGAATTGGATTTTCGACCGCAATAACCCCAATTGTTGCAGAAGGTGATGCGGAGCAAAATGATACCAAAATTCGTTCTGCATTTCATCACGGTCTATTTTTGTGTACTATTTTAGGATTGGTGATGTTCGGTGTGATTGTTTTAGCAAAACCAATAATGGAAATGTTAGATCAGCCAGCGGAAGTAATTGTACTTGCAAAACCGTATCTGGATTGGGTGGCGTTTTCATTGATTCCTTTAATTATGTATCAGGGATACAAACAATTTGCGGATGGAATGTCGATGACCAAATATTCGATGTATGCGATGGTTATGGCTAATGTCCTGCACGTAGGGATAAATTATCTCTTGATCTACGGTATCTGGATTTTTCCTAAAATGGGAATTATTGGAGCAGCACTCGGAACCGTAATTTCCAGAATCTTTTTGGTGATGTTTATGCATATCATGCTCTCGAGAAGAAACGATCTAAAGCGTTTTTTTAATGGTTTTAGCTTTAATGAAATTAAAAAAGAAACCATAAAAAAGATCGTAAGTATTGGTTTTCCTTCGGCTATGCAAATGCTTTTTGAAGTCGTCTTGTTTACAGCTTCGATCTGGCTTTGCGGTAATATCGGTAAAACAAGTCAGGCAGCAAATCAGGTTGCATTGAGTCTCTCTTCTTTGACTTTTATGTTTGCTATGGGATTAAGCGTAACCTCGATGATTAGAGTTAGTAACCAAAGAGGATTAAATGATTTTAAAAAATTAGTGGTTGTGGCCCGTTCTATATTTTTGCTGGCCATTATATTAGAAACTTTCTTTGCTATTCTGTTTGTTGTTTTTCATAATTATTTGCCTCATCTCTTTTTGAATATGGAAAATGGAGGACAATTGCTGGATAACAACGAAGTGATAAGTATTGCTTCGAAATTGCTTTTAATTGCAGCCGTTTTTCAAATTTCTGACGGAATTCAGGTGGTTGTTTTAGGAGCTTTACGTGGTTTACAAGATGTGAAAATACCTATGTACATTACGTTTGTGGCGTATTGGGTAATTGGTTTCCCGATTTCGTATTATTTGGCAGAATACACGCCCTGGAAAGCACAGGGGGTTTGGATCGGACTTTTGGCAGGTTTAACCACAGCAGCCGTATTCCTGTACATACGTTTTCATTACTTAACCAAAAAATTAATTAATAATTCAGTTGCAAATAACTAA